From the Manis javanica isolate MJ-LG chromosome 11, MJ_LKY, whole genome shotgun sequence genome, one window contains:
- the MRPL21 gene encoding large ribosomal subunit protein bL21m has product MAAAVVASALPVAVGRLVSACTRGLLTPSGPRAASLWPASRRFSSQSTSFPQRYVPKTSLSSPPWPEIVLPDPVEETRHHAEVVGKVNELIAAGQYGRLFAVVHFASHQWKVTSEDLILIENELDIACGERIRLEKVLLVGADNFTLLGKPLLGKDLVRVEATVIEKTESWPKVNMKFKKRKNYRRKKIIVSPQTVLRINSIDIAPRLC; this is encoded by the exons ATGGCGGCGGCCGTGGTGGCCTCGGCCCTGCCCGTCGCCGTCGGGCGGCTGGTGTCCGCGTGCACCCGCGGCCTCCTAACGCCGTCGGGGCCGCGAGCGG CTTCCCTGTGGCCTGCTTCTCGAAGGTTCAGTTCACAGAGCACTTCATTTCCACAAAG ATACGTTCCTAAGACATCGCTGAGTTCACCACCTTGGCCAGAAATTGTTCTGCCAGACCCAGTTGAGGAGACCAGACACCACGCAG AGGTCGTGGGGAAGGTGAACGAGCTGATTGCCGCAGGCCAGTACGGCAGGCTCTTTGCTGTGGTGCACTTTGCCAGCCACCAGTGGAAGGTGACCTCTGAGGACCTGATTTTAATTGAAAATGAACTCGACATTGCGTGTGGGGAGAGGATTCGGCTAGAGAAG GTGCTGTTGGTTGGGGCTGACAACTTCACGTTACTTGGCAAGCCACTCCTTGG AAAAGATCTTGTTCGAGTAGAAGCTACAGTCATAGAAAAGACAGAATCATGGCCAAAAGTCAACATGAaatttaagaagaggaaaaactataggaggaaaaaaa tcaTTGTGAGCCCGCAGACTGTCCTCCGGATCAACTCCATTGACATCGCTCCACGTTTGTGCTGA